The nucleotide sequence CATCCAAGAGACGAGGGCACTGCAGAAACGTCTCCAGAGTTCAAGGTCCGAAAGCGACGCCACTGCTGGCTCTACCTCTCGATATGTGTTTGCAATGTCTTCAAGTTTATACACCGACCTGACGAACAGATGGTTCAAAGAGTTGATGCATGACTTGACCAGGGGTCTTGTTGACTGCCTGGTGATGATGGACACCAGGCTGATCAGCATGTGCCTGCGGATGGAGGCCGCAGTCTCCTGATCCGGGTTCTGTCCGGTGAGAACAGTCAAAAGGTCAAGGACCAGCTTCATGGAGCGATGCTGGTCCTTTTCGTTCCACTCAATGTAAAAGTCGAACAGCTTCATGGCCGTGGGCTCCGAAAAGGCCCATGCTTGAACGACAGCATGACGAGACTTTGTGCAATGCTGAACAAAGCCGCACAGCTTTGTGCAGGCTAGCACAGAAGAGTGCCTGGGTTGAGAGGCCCCAAACAAGAGCTGGTCATAAAGGTCTTGAGAGTGACTGTTCAAGGGGCCAGGATTTTGGGTGCGTGTTAGTAGGTGAGCGAATGGAGTCTGTTGGATTATCCCAAGCCTTTGAGATAGTGTAGTAATTTTGGAGGGGTAAAAATGAAGAGCAACGAGATTTTGATTTTGCAAACAGACAAAACTCACGCTACCAGCTCGGATTCTGGCTGTTCCTCAAGCCATGATATGAGTGAATTGGCATTGACCTGGGGATCTCCCAGATCAGGCTGCTGGTTCGTTTCAGCCATGGGAAAATTTTGGCCTCCTGCGATGCGAACCGTCACAGCTTTTGAACGAAAAAGATATTCAATCCAGTTTGGAGTGAGTGTTGTCACTCATAGTCAATCGCTTTCGAATTTCCTCAAATGTGGATTGAATGAGAATAGTACCCACTTAATTCCCCAACATGGTTAGTCAACGTAGACTATGGAGCCCACACGGACCAAATCGCGCCCGTCATCGCTGTTCTCATCCCGGCCTACCGGGGCGCGCtggctgatttttttttctacacAGAGAATCATCGTCACGAAACAAGTTGACCTCTTCCTAGCTCCTGCATTTTTAGCTTCTACAATATTCTCTTCCCGCGGCACCGGCATCCCGCAACCCCCTCAAAACGAAGctcgttttcttttgttttctttttatccTGTCTACTATTtaataaaaacaaatcaaAATGGCCTCCTTTTGGAACTCAATAACAGGGAACAAACCCGAGCCCAAGCCCTCCTCGGAAGCCCCTACACAGCAACACACCTCGGCGCCAGCCTCGACCCAGAACCCATTATTCGACTCATCACAACCCCAAGGCGTCGATGCTTTCCTCGGCAGCTCTGCTTTCACGGACCCGTCAGCGCTGCACCCGCTAGCAGGCCTCAACAAGGATGCGCTCGAGTACATCACCCTCGAGGACTCGACCCTTTCAGATTTGCCCGGCTCGCAGTCCGTCATCCCCTCGCGAGGCTGGTCCGACGACCTCTGTTACGGCACCGGAATCACGTACCTTGCCGCGCTCGGTGTCGGTGGTGCCTGGGGTGCGCAGGAGGGTCTGCGTAGGTCGGTCGGCCAGCCGCCCAAGCTGCGCCTCAACTCTGTCTTGAACGCGGTCACCAGGCGAGGACCTTTCCTCGGAAACTCGGGTGGTGTTGTAGCTATCGTCTACAACTTGGCCAACTCCTACTTTGGCTACCTTCGCGGCAAGCACGACGCTGCCAACTCCATCGCTGCCGGTACGCTGAGCGGCATGTTGTTCAAGAGCACTAGGGGTCTGCGGCCTATGATGGTTTCCGGTGCTATCGTCGGCTCCGTTGCGGGAGTTTGGGCTGTAAGTACATTGAGGGAAACAAATGCATCTAGGAGACGGCGTGGTGGTAAACTGTTACTGACAAATGTAATCAATCCAGGTGGCACGGAAGACCTTCGAGAAGGGGTCTGAAGAGGAGATCGCACACTAAATATGCCCGTTGTACTTGGAATCAAGACATCGCAGCGAGCAACAGCCTTCGACTCAATCATACACAATCCGACACCCAGGCCCATTCACCTCCTGGCGTGTCTTGTACAACTTTTATATACCCACCCGGACCATGGGTGTTGATGACATATTAATCCGGTTACCTGCTTTTTCTTACTTTGAATACAGAACATGGCGGTTCTGGTGGCCCAGCGCTGGATTACAGCAAAAAGCCTCGTCGTTTTTCTGCGCTGTTGGCACATTTTAGACGGAGGGTT is from Pyricularia oryzae 70-15 chromosome 2, whole genome shotgun sequence and encodes:
- a CDS encoding mitochondrial import inner membrane translocase subunit tim23; the protein is MASFWNSITGNKPEPKPSSEAPTQQHTSAPASTQNPLFDSSQPQGVDAFLGSSAFTDPSALHPLAGLNKDALEYITLEDSTLSDLPGSQSVIPSRGWSDDLCYGTGITYLAALGVGGAWGAQEGLRRSVGQPPKLRLNSVLNAVTRRGPFLGNSGGVVAIVYNLANSYFGYLRGKHDAANSIAAGTLSGMLFKSTRGLRPMMVSGAIVGSVAGVWAVARKTFEKGSEEEIAH